The DNA window CGGACACGACATCGGGCAGCGACTCCACTCGCTCCAGCACGAGATCATAAAATTGAGCGCGTTTTTCAAGTGTGTCGTACTGCTGGCGCGGCAACCTTGTTTCCAGACGAACGACGTTTTGAGGATGGAAGCCTACATCCTGTGTTCGCAGTTTGTAAATCGTTTGAACCAGGAGGGCTGAACCCACCAGAAGGACCAACGCGAGTGCCGTTTCCGCAACAACCATTACATTGCGAAATCTGGTTCCGTATCCCACACCGGTGCGTGCACCGCCTGCTTTGAGAGCATCATTTAAATTTGATCTTGCCGCCTGCATCGATGGCGCCAGTCCGAACAACAATCCGGTCAGGACTGAGACAAGACCAGTGAAGAGCAAGATACGTGAATCGAGTGTCAGATCGATCGATAAGCTTAACCCCTGTGGTATGAGTTGTTTTAGAAATGAAAACGAAAGAGCGCTGAAAACCAGACCCAAAATTCCCCCGGCAGCCGAAAGCATCAAGCTTTCTATCAACAATTGCCGGACGAGACGTTTTCTGTCCGCCCCTAATGCGGCGCGAACGGCTATCTCCTTCGTTCGGGATATGCCGGCTGAAAGTAACAGGTTTGCGATGTTGCCGCATGCAATCAAAAGTACGAAACCCACCGCAAGCGAAAGGAGGATCAGCTGAGTGTGCGTTGTTCCCAGCAGCTGTTCGCGCAGGGGAACCACTGTGATTCCCAGTTGTCCTGCTTCATCTGGATGTTCCACTGCTATTCTGCTCATGATTGTTTTCATTTCCGCTTGCGCTTTTGTCAGGCTTACACCTTCTTTCAAACGCCCGATGACTTGAAGGTAATGTCCAGTTCGGTTCGATATTTGTTCAGGAGTAAAAGCAATCGGTACCCAAACTTGCACCTCTGGATCCAGAAATTGAAATCCTTTCGGCATCACGCCGACCACTGTGTGACGAACGTTGTTGAGCAAGATTTCTTTGCCGATGATTTCCGGGCTTTTTGCGAAACGGTCTTGCCATAAACTATGACTGATTACTGCGACCGGATTCGCCTTCGGCGAATCCTCTGCAGGAAGAAACACGCGTCCCTGGACAGGTCGGACTCCGAGCAACGGGAAGAAGTTTCCGGTCACTTCGTAGGCTTCCAACCGGATCGGCTCTCCGGATCCAGTAAGATTGAAACTTTGGGTTGCAACTGCAGCCATGCCAGTAAAAACATGATTCTGAGAATTCCAATCCGCGTAGTTTGCCGGAGCCGGCGTATTTTGTGGAAAGCCGACAAAGGAAGCTTCTTCCCAAACCATGACAAGTTTTTCCGGATCGTTATAAGGTAGAGGCCGAATCAAAAGTGCGTTCACCAGACTGAAGATCGCTGAATTGGCGCCGATTCCCAGCGCAAGAGAGAGCACTATGACAGCGCTCCAACCCGGTGTTCTTGAAAACATGCGAAATCCATACCGCAAATCTTGCTTCAAGCTCATTTTGGACGTACCTCCGCTTTACTTTGTAAATAGACTTACCTGATTAGTAGAAGGTTGCTGGTTTGAATAACGTGCGTGATAAAATGCAGGGCTGATGATCGGCAGGACACTGGGGCGCTATCAAATCTACGAAAAAATTGGTGGGGGTGGATGGGGCGATGTCTATCGGGCCCGGGATGAGCGTCTCGATCGTGATGTGGCGCTGAAGGTTTTGACGGCTCGGGCCCTGGAGGACGATTCAAGCCGCAAACGGTTCCGTAAAGAAGCCCTGGTCCTTTCCAGGTTGAACCATCCCAATATCGCAACAATTCTGGACTTCGATACGCAAGAAGGCCTCGATTTCCTCGTGATGGAATACATCGTAGGCACCACTTTGCACGAAATGTTATCGACTCGGCGTTTATCCGAAAAGGAAATCGTGCAATTGTCGATGCAGATTGCGGCGGCGCTGGAAGAAGCGCATCACATGGGCGTTGTCCACAGAGATCTAAAACCGAGCAACATCATAGTAACTCCGAAAGGTCAAGTTAAGGTCTTGGATTTTGGACTTGCGAAGATGCTGCAGCCGCCTGACGATAAACATGTCGCTTTCCTCACCACAGAAACAAATCTCGTGATCGGCACTGTTCCTTACATGTCGCCGGAACAATTAAAAGCTGAGCCGCTGGATGCCCGCAGTGATATCTATTCTTTTGGATCGACTTTATACGAAATGGCTACAGGACAACGGCCTCATACAGAGACTCAACCAATTTCGTTGGTAGACGCGATCCTGCACAAACCTCCACCCCCTCCCATCCAGATCCGGCAGGAACTATCTCCGCGGCTTCAGGAAATCATTCTGAAATGTCTCGAGAAGAATCCGGACAGTCGTTATCAATCTGCTGAAGACTTGCAAACGGATTTGCGTCGTCTTGCAACACCATCCATGGTTCCAGAAATTGAAAGCACCGCCCGGCCTCGTCGCAAGCGCATCCACTTGCGCAAGATCGCATTGTATGCGGGAATTCCTGCTGTTCTTCTGATTGGTCTTTCGCTGGTTCTCTTTATCAGCGGTTTGAAAAAATCTAAGCCGGTTCAGAATGCGGCACTGAACATCCATTCGATCGTTGCGCTGCCCAGTAAGGTTTATGCGAGTGAAGAGAACCTGTTTCTATCCGATGCAATCCCAAACGCGCTCTCAACTCATCTCTCACAAGTTCAAGGGCTGGACACAAAACTGCCACCAACAAATGTTGAAATGGAACGGCTGGATGGTGATTTTACCAGGCTGGCAAATGCATACGGAGTCGAAGCTTTGATAGCCAGTTCTGTAACTGCTGATCAGGGGCGTTTTGTATTGAACGTGCAGTTGATTGAAGCGCGTACACGACGCCTGTTATGGAGTCGT is part of the bacterium genome and encodes:
- a CDS encoding ABC transporter permease produces the protein MSLKQDLRYGFRMFSRTPGWSAVIVLSLALGIGANSAIFSLVNALLIRPLPYNDPEKLVMVWEEASFVGFPQNTPAPANYADWNSQNHVFTGMAAVATQSFNLTGSGEPIRLEAYEVTGNFFPLLGVRPVQGRVFLPAEDSPKANPVAVISHSLWQDRFAKSPEIIGKEILLNNVRHTVVGVMPKGFQFLDPEVQVWVPIAFTPEQISNRTGHYLQVIGRLKEGVSLTKAQAEMKTIMSRIAVEHPDEAGQLGITVVPLREQLLGTTHTQLILLSLAVGFVLLIACGNIANLLLSAGISRTKEIAVRAALGADRKRLVRQLLIESLMLSAAGGILGLVFSALSFSFLKQLIPQGLSLSIDLTLDSRILLFTGLVSVLTGLLFGLAPSMQAARSNLNDALKAGGARTGVGYGTRFRNVMVVAETALALVLLVGSALLVQTIYKLRTQDVGFHPQNVVRLETRLPRQQYDTLEKRAQFYDLVLERVESLPDVVSAGYSTAVPLDWKGGTSGYQWEGQTLRRSEILDANHREVSTHLLQTLGISLVRGRYFDGTETSSSMPVAIINEAMAATYPSNTSPIGKRFYGDSRWFTVIGIVRNIRNMGLQAEPKAEMYFPARQANFRHAFYAPKELLIRTKPDAKSVLPEVRQIIRSIDPGLPISHVMTLEFVLGREITDRRITMVLLVTFGLLALLLASTGIYGVLSYFVNQQIPEIGVRLALGAEPASILMLIMKRGLSLAVLGIVL
- a CDS encoding protein kinase, giving the protein MIGRTLGRYQIYEKIGGGGWGDVYRARDERLDRDVALKVLTARALEDDSSRKRFRKEALVLSRLNHPNIATILDFDTQEGLDFLVMEYIVGTTLHEMLSTRRLSEKEIVQLSMQIAAALEEAHHMGVVHRDLKPSNIIVTPKGQVKVLDFGLAKMLQPPDDKHVAFLTTETNLVIGTVPYMSPEQLKAEPLDARSDIYSFGSTLYEMATGQRPHTETQPISLVDAILHKPPPPPIQIRQELSPRLQEIILKCLEKNPDSRYQSAEDLQTDLRRLATPSMVPEIESTARPRRKRIHLRKIALYAGIPAVLLIGLSLVLFISGLKKSKPVQNAALNIHSIVALPSKVYASEENLFLSDAIPNALSTHLSQVQGLDTKLPPTNVEMERLDGDFTRLANAYGVEALIASSVTADQGRFVLNVQLIEARTRRLLWSRDYNGLRENYLELVHSAADGLRSALYPSASPIPAVAGEERSTNAELVFQRGLFHMRSYINLKRKEDFDSALPDLQHALKLDPTNARAAAAIARVYVAKLESGAPLREVLPEIDKWAYQALKLDHRCGEAWQVLSVAEEMRPNSDSRKKVEYSLKAAIYASQMGYSHHVLSVALARNSFVLAVEASREGTRQEPLHLTSLLFRAGIISRQGKPKEALKLIEQVLGMEHEMPMGELMKVWVLLRNLQYEDAEKLMTQLEKNVAERRLHPGWVEFARDWLDFEKSTGRKSKEQASAALQRLVNAARGQAPPFPRWEIITGNVIGLQAKHDTTAATLETLSLRAENGIFEPYDWLILSPELETIRKDPQFKTIVARSRKEFEEMISILEEARGLNELPSYLEKPLAEMRKLL